A window of Cohnella herbarum contains these coding sequences:
- a CDS encoding EAL domain-containing protein → MNEAGISDLVDFCQDHMDVEQLTFRLNDGSWQPFREIRETLSSRWVDDIILQQRVICYSQPIVDDQGSVYAHEMLARFVQEDGSLLSPLTVFEAAKHRNRLYALDRLCRMTAVRSCKGLQGKVFINFIPTSIYSPQHCLQSTIQLARQLNINPSILVFEVVETEQVEDLEHLKSILGYYKDHGFQYALDDVGEGFSTIELLQQLKPHYMKLDKGFVQGVAISQEKQKIATAMLEAALQIDSVPLAEGIENEADFAWLRDNGFKLFQGYWFGRPSPVA, encoded by the coding sequence GTGAATGAAGCCGGGATTTCGGATTTAGTCGACTTTTGCCAGGATCATATGGATGTCGAGCAGCTAACCTTTCGGTTAAATGATGGATCATGGCAGCCTTTCAGGGAAATAAGAGAAACGCTTTCTTCCCGATGGGTGGATGACATCATTCTGCAACAGCGCGTGATCTGTTATTCCCAACCGATTGTCGACGATCAGGGCTCAGTCTACGCCCATGAGATGCTTGCTCGCTTTGTACAAGAAGACGGAAGCCTGCTATCTCCGTTAACGGTATTCGAGGCGGCTAAGCATCGTAACCGGTTATACGCTCTCGATCGGTTATGCAGAATGACGGCAGTTCGTTCTTGTAAAGGATTGCAAGGCAAAGTGTTTATTAATTTCATCCCGACTTCTATTTATTCTCCGCAGCATTGCCTGCAATCCACCATTCAGCTGGCACGCCAGCTAAACATAAATCCATCGATTTTAGTGTTTGAAGTCGTGGAAACGGAGCAAGTCGAGGATTTAGAACATTTGAAAAGCATCCTGGGTTACTACAAGGACCATGGCTTCCAGTACGCACTAGATGATGTTGGCGAAGGTTTCAGTACGATCGAACTCTTGCAACAATTAAAGCCCCATTACATGAAGCTCGATAAAGGTTTCGTACAGGGCGTCGCAATCAGTCAAGAAAAACAAAAAATTGCAACAGCAATGCTCGAAGCAGCCCTTCAAATCGATTCCGTTCCATTAGCCGAAGGGATAGAGAACGAAGCGGACTTTGCTTGGCTTCGCGATAACGGATTCAAGCTATTCCAGGGATATTGGTTCGGGAGACCCTCTCCCGTTGCTTGA
- a CDS encoding DegV family protein produces the protein MKCLSVSFRHYSSLSCTSMNKRRSRVIQGGSIVELMNRRTFHDLILCGANEVIRHKEELNSINVFPVNDGDTGSNLAYLMETIIRESRWKEPSSETLKQLKSACLRGSRGNSGMIFSQFIISMCNFLLNNKELKQRHFLDMCEQSVKQAYQAVASPQEGTILTVMKAWVRVMRSNVDRTVGIQEMLIESYGEVCISLENTKTQMDILRKHNVVDAGAKGFVHFLYGFITEIKKPKAERTESEAAYQYETYQQGHEMEINHLISHYDDNGYRYCSEFLMNWDTDYFPVKEELARLGDSLVSVGDDKQGKIHIHTNDPDQIADLLAQKGTLVYQKVDDMRRQHEMISAPKASIALLVDSACDLPQQLMDEHRIHLLPLQIQIGNSSYLDKVTLKPESFYDKLASSDIQPKSSQPSPESITRKYRELLNHYDQVVSIHVSGALSGTYDACSTVAKQVNSSRIHVFNSRTLSGALGLIVLQAAKAIAAGASIEEIKKLLRDQIPKSEILVSVPTLKYMVRGGRVSPLKGKVAAWLNMKPIVSLDGEGKSVLYGKTLFRKSNMGKMIRMLEQIHQKYDIAQYVLLHAGASEEIERCRKLTESITGAKPLYISDVSPVIGASAGKGAISVAMLLANDNRRGD, from the coding sequence ATGAAATGTCTATCGGTTTCTTTTCGACACTATTCTAGCTTATCCTGCACTTCTATGAATAAAAGACGATCAAGAGTTATACAGGGAGGAAGCATTGTGGAACTGATGAACCGCAGAACCTTTCACGATTTGATTTTGTGCGGGGCTAATGAAGTTATCCGTCATAAGGAAGAGCTGAATTCCATTAATGTGTTTCCCGTAAACGATGGAGATACGGGGAGTAACCTTGCTTATCTCATGGAAACGATTATTAGGGAGTCCAGGTGGAAGGAACCTTCCAGTGAGACCTTAAAGCAATTAAAGTCTGCATGTCTTCGCGGATCGCGCGGCAATTCGGGGATGATATTCTCGCAGTTTATTATTTCGATGTGTAACTTTCTCTTAAATAATAAGGAGTTAAAACAGAGACACTTCCTCGATATGTGTGAGCAGTCGGTGAAGCAGGCTTATCAAGCTGTCGCTTCTCCGCAGGAAGGTACTATTCTAACGGTAATGAAAGCTTGGGTTCGTGTAATGAGGAGCAATGTTGACCGTACTGTGGGAATTCAAGAAATGCTGATCGAATCCTATGGGGAAGTCTGTATTTCCTTGGAAAACACTAAGACTCAAATGGACATCCTTCGAAAGCATAACGTAGTTGACGCGGGTGCCAAAGGCTTCGTTCACTTCCTATACGGATTCATTACGGAGATTAAGAAGCCCAAAGCTGAACGGACGGAATCGGAAGCCGCTTACCAGTATGAAACCTACCAGCAGGGGCATGAGATGGAGATTAACCACCTAATATCACATTATGATGACAACGGCTATAGGTATTGTTCAGAATTTCTGATGAATTGGGACACAGACTATTTCCCAGTAAAGGAGGAGCTTGCAAGGCTAGGAGATTCCCTCGTCTCCGTAGGCGATGATAAGCAAGGGAAAATACATATCCATACGAATGATCCGGATCAAATCGCCGATTTACTCGCGCAGAAGGGTACCCTTGTGTATCAGAAAGTAGATGATATGAGGCGCCAGCATGAAATGATTAGTGCGCCTAAAGCATCGATTGCTCTACTTGTGGATTCTGCATGCGATCTTCCGCAACAACTCATGGATGAGCACCGGATTCATCTGCTACCGCTTCAAATTCAAATTGGAAACTCATCTTACTTGGACAAAGTGACACTGAAACCGGAATCTTTTTACGATAAATTAGCATCATCAGACATTCAACCCAAGAGCTCCCAGCCATCTCCCGAGAGTATTACACGAAAGTATCGAGAGCTGCTGAACCATTATGATCAAGTCGTGTCTATTCATGTGTCCGGTGCTTTAAGCGGAACCTATGATGCTTGCAGTACCGTTGCTAAACAAGTGAACTCCTCGAGAATTCATGTCTTCAATTCCCGAACGTTATCCGGAGCGCTAGGACTAATTGTATTGCAAGCAGCAAAAGCGATTGCGGCAGGTGCATCTATCGAAGAGATTAAGAAGCTGCTGCGCGATCAAATCCCTAAATCGGAAATATTGGTTAGCGTCCCCACGCTTAAATATATGGTGAGAGGCGGTAGAGTCAGTCCGCTGAAGGGTAAAGTAGCGGCATGGTTGAATATGAAGCCGATCGTTTCACTGGATGGCGAGGGGAAATCGGTTCTTTATGGAAAGACGTTGTTCCGGAAGTCTAATATGGGCAAGATGATTCGAATGCTTGAGCAGATTCACCAGAAATACGATATTGCGCAGTATGTGCTTTTGCATGCCGGAGCTAGCGAAGAGATAGAGCGGTGCAGGAAACTTACGGAATCGATCACTGGGGCCAAGCCCCTTTACATTTCAGATGTATCGCCTGTCATTGGGGCTAGTGCAGGTAAAGGAGCAATTAGCGTAGCTATGTTGCTGGCGAACGACAATCGGAGAGGGGATTAG
- a CDS encoding DUF1295 domain-containing protein has translation MGELYVINALAIMIFMVILFIVAQIMKDNSIVDIGWGIGFVIIAIVSFLYRDGYEPRQLVMLLLVTIWGLRLAIHLWIRAIGRGEDFRYANFRKAWGKNARMIAFFRVFMMQGLFMILLAYPIMAVNADQTDNSLDVWAWAGMMIWIIGLLFQIIGDYQLKRFKKTRPNKEAVLKSGLWRYTRHPNYFGEATMWWGIFLIVLPIHLGWISVLSALFMNLLLVKVSGVPFLDKRYAGNADYAQYKRETNRFIPWFPKNASNE, from the coding sequence ATGGGCGAGCTCTATGTAATCAACGCATTAGCTATTATGATTTTTATGGTGATTCTATTTATCGTTGCGCAGATAATGAAAGACAATTCCATTGTAGACATCGGTTGGGGAATTGGTTTTGTTATCATAGCAATAGTTAGTTTTTTGTACCGTGACGGTTATGAGCCCAGACAGCTCGTTATGCTCCTGTTGGTTACGATATGGGGGCTAAGATTAGCCATTCATTTATGGATTCGCGCTATCGGACGAGGAGAAGATTTCCGCTATGCCAATTTTCGCAAGGCGTGGGGTAAGAATGCTAGGATGATTGCCTTTTTCCGAGTGTTTATGATGCAGGGATTGTTTATGATACTACTAGCCTATCCGATAATGGCCGTGAATGCGGATCAGACGGATAACAGCTTGGATGTCTGGGCTTGGGCGGGCATGATGATCTGGATCATCGGTCTCTTGTTCCAGATCATTGGCGATTATCAGTTGAAGCGGTTTAAGAAAACGAGACCGAATAAAGAAGCCGTGCTTAAAAGCGGATTGTGGCGGTATACCAGACATCCCAATTATTTTGGCGAGGCTACGATGTGGTGGGGAATATTCCTTATCGTGCTCCCGATACATCTGGGTTGGATAAGCGTATTAAGCGCCTTGTTCATGAACCTATTATTGGTGAAAGTGTCCGGAGTGCCTTTCCTGGATAAGCGTTATGCCGGTAATGCCGATTATGCCCAGTACAAGCGAGAGACGAATCGATTTATCCCTTGGTTTCCGAAAAATGCATCGAACGAATGA
- a CDS encoding TetR/AcrR family transcriptional regulator produces the protein MNKKKIQSEQTKKRVADAAKALFVQKGYKATSIEDIVHATGSSAGNIYYHFKSKEGLFLYLIEEWDRDWEIKWNEKEPLFKTSKEKLYGMAEHLVLENLNHPLTKAADEFFNFSEKANDAEEKISEMMAGYLKFNQKLLQQGIDNGEFEKNNVENLALILDSLMIGLSQHSRKANRQDALALYQSAIEVFLHGISKSSP, from the coding sequence ATGAATAAGAAAAAGATTCAAAGCGAGCAAACCAAAAAACGAGTAGCGGATGCGGCGAAAGCGCTATTCGTTCAAAAGGGATATAAAGCGACGTCCATTGAAGATATCGTTCACGCTACCGGGAGCAGCGCTGGCAATATTTATTATCATTTTAAGAGTAAGGAAGGCTTGTTTCTATATTTGATCGAAGAATGGGATCGGGATTGGGAAATAAAGTGGAACGAGAAGGAGCCTCTCTTCAAGACGTCCAAGGAGAAGCTGTACGGGATGGCGGAGCATCTCGTGCTTGAAAACCTGAACCATCCGCTTACGAAAGCGGCCGACGAGTTTTTTAATTTCTCCGAGAAAGCGAACGACGCCGAAGAGAAAATATCCGAGATGATGGCGGGTTATTTGAAATTTAATCAAAAACTGCTGCAGCAAGGTATCGATAACGGTGAATTCGAGAAAAATAACGTCGAAAATCTTGCGCTAATCCTCGATAGTTTAATGATCGGGCTCAGCCAACATTCTCGTAAAGCGAACCGGCAGGATGCGCTTGCGTTATATCAATCCGCCATCGAAGTGTTCCTGCACGGAATTTCCAAAAGTTCACCTTGA
- a CDS encoding MFS transporter yields MSLLLKNRGALLLLMFNLFLVFTGIGLVIPVMPKFMTELDISGSIVGLLVAAFSLTQLLFSPLAGRISDSLGRKWIIVIGMIVFALSEWLFGAANSAFLLFVARMLGGIGAALIMPAVMAYTADVTSDEERAKGMGFMNAAITTGFIIGPGIGGYLAEFGVRVPFYGAAVAGLVAGLITAFILPESLPAYKRAKLRAAKPAKNRNLLSQLIYSYREPYFLSLIIVFVMSFGLANYETIFSLFVDHKFGFTPKDIAFIITFGSIAGAVVQLTAFGWILERFGEKRVISTCLLAASLFVLLTLFVSSFWMIFAVTFIVFLSIDILRPAVSTQMSLLARDQQGYVAGLNSAFTSLGNIVGPVIAGMLFDVDINYPYLLAFIVLLLSFVLSVSVGRRNAQTTA; encoded by the coding sequence ATGTCTTTGTTATTAAAGAATAGAGGAGCTCTGTTGCTCCTCATGTTTAACTTGTTTTTAGTTTTTACCGGAATCGGATTAGTCATCCCGGTAATGCCGAAGTTCATGACCGAACTGGATATTAGTGGAAGTATCGTCGGATTGCTCGTTGCCGCCTTCTCGTTAACCCAGCTCTTATTTTCGCCTTTAGCCGGAAGAATATCGGATTCCTTGGGCAGAAAATGGATTATCGTCATCGGGATGATCGTATTCGCCCTTTCCGAATGGCTTTTCGGAGCCGCGAACTCGGCGTTTCTCCTGTTCGTTGCCAGAATGCTCGGAGGAATCGGCGCCGCTCTCATTATGCCTGCGGTCATGGCCTATACGGCGGACGTGACTTCCGACGAAGAACGGGCGAAAGGCATGGGGTTCATGAACGCCGCGATTACGACCGGATTTATTATCGGTCCCGGGATTGGCGGATATCTAGCCGAATTCGGAGTTCGGGTACCTTTCTATGGCGCGGCGGTAGCCGGTCTCGTCGCCGGGTTAATTACCGCGTTTATATTGCCGGAATCTTTACCGGCCTACAAACGCGCGAAATTACGCGCAGCCAAGCCGGCAAAAAATCGGAATTTACTGTCGCAGTTGATCTACTCTTACCGCGAACCTTATTTCTTAAGCTTGATTATCGTGTTCGTCATGTCCTTCGGGCTAGCGAACTACGAGACGATCTTCAGCCTGTTCGTCGACCATAAATTCGGATTTACGCCGAAGGATATCGCTTTTATTATCACGTTCGGCTCCATTGCGGGAGCGGTAGTGCAGCTTACCGCGTTCGGCTGGATATTGGAGCGGTTCGGAGAGAAGCGAGTGATCTCGACTTGTTTGCTTGCGGCAAGCCTATTCGTCCTGTTGACGTTATTCGTAAGCAGCTTCTGGATGATCTTCGCGGTTACTTTTATCGTGTTCTTGTCCATCGATATCTTGCGCCCGGCCGTTAGCACCCAGATGTCCTTACTGGCTCGCGATCAACAAGGATACGTCGCGGGCTTGAACTCGGCATTTACGAGTCTCGGCAACATCGTCGGGCCCGTCATTGCAGGAATGTTGTTCGATGTGGATATTAACTATCCGTATTTGTTAGCCTTTATCGTTCTATTGCTTAGCTTCGTATTATCGGTAAGCGTCGGGAGAAGAAACGCGCAAACGACTGCTTGA
- a CDS encoding winged helix-turn-helix transcriptional regulator: MAHKKYNISVEATLDVIGGKWKCVILCHLTYGKKRTCDFKNLIPSITQKMLTQQLRELEQDGIVNRISYNQVPPKVEYELSEYGVSLKPILDALCAWGEIHIIKEYGDASLVLEDNVLNHK, encoded by the coding sequence ATGGCCCATAAAAAATATAATATATCCGTTGAAGCTACGTTGGATGTGATCGGCGGCAAATGGAAATGCGTCATTCTCTGTCATCTCACGTATGGGAAAAAAAGAACGTGCGATTTCAAGAACTTGATCCCATCGATCACGCAGAAAATGTTGACGCAACAGCTAAGAGAATTGGAGCAAGACGGAATCGTCAATCGAATCAGCTACAACCAAGTTCCCCCTAAGGTGGAATACGAGCTTTCGGAATACGGCGTTAGCTTGAAACCTATTCTAGATGCTCTGTGCGCATGGGGAGAAATCCATATCATTAAAGAGTATGGGGACGCAAGTTTAGTGTTGGAAGATAATGTGTTAAATCATAAATAA
- a CDS encoding nucleotide excision repair endonuclease, giving the protein MIQITVPTPEVTIYKQNDPKESHIYGFTEFHLITRELGGIFMFYNDKDELLFVGKARKLRPRIKKHFEDTVSAIKEHRDEVVKIEVCLVEDPVHREIYETYIINEFKAKYNVEKALFK; this is encoded by the coding sequence GTGATCCAAATTACAGTTCCGACGCCAGAGGTTACGATTTATAAACAAAACGACCCTAAAGAAAGCCATATTTACGGGTTTACCGAGTTTCACCTGATTACAAGGGAACTGGGCGGAATCTTCATGTTCTATAACGACAAGGACGAGTTACTGTTCGTCGGCAAAGCCCGGAAGCTAAGACCGAGAATCAAGAAGCATTTCGAGGATACGGTATCCGCGATCAAAGAACACAGAGACGAAGTCGTTAAGATCGAAGTGTGCCTCGTCGAGGATCCCGTTCACCGGGAAATCTATGAAACTTATATTATTAACGAATTCAAGGCCAAGTACAATGTTGAAAAAGCGTTGTTCAAGTAA
- a CDS encoding response regulator, with the protein MNIVIVDDHPMYRNGIRNLIQATDDLVIIGEAGTGEEAVRLAEALQPDMMLMDIRLPDIDGIEATRRIKDLHPRIHILILSMHKDDESILPAMKAGARGYLLKEADGTELLQAIRMVGNGNGVFSPDIAGRMVDFLEKRPKSTNPLFDQLTGREKEILHWVSEGYSNAQIALKLHLSVKTVANNVTNILNKLQVADRHEARLLVKLPWV; encoded by the coding sequence ATGAATATCGTCATTGTCGATGACCATCCCATGTACCGAAACGGAATCCGGAATCTCATACAAGCAACGGACGATCTGGTCATTATCGGAGAAGCCGGCACAGGAGAAGAAGCCGTCCGTTTAGCGGAAGCCTTGCAACCCGATATGATGCTAATGGACATACGCTTGCCCGATATAGACGGCATCGAAGCGACCCGTCGAATTAAAGATCTCCATCCTCGTATTCACATACTCATTTTGTCCATGCACAAGGATGACGAATCGATCTTGCCGGCGATGAAAGCCGGTGCTAGAGGTTATTTGCTGAAGGAAGCCGACGGCACGGAGCTGCTGCAAGCGATTCGCATGGTCGGCAACGGCAACGGGGTGTTCAGTCCGGATATTGCCGGACGAATGGTCGACTTCCTCGAAAAGCGCCCTAAATCGACGAATCCTCTATTCGATCAGCTTACGGGCAGAGAAAAAGAAATACTCCACTGGGTTTCCGAAGGGTATAGCAACGCGCAAATTGCCTTGAAGCTTCATCTAAGCGTGAAGACGGTAGCGAATAACGTGACGAATATCCTGAATAAGCTTCAGGTCGCCGATCGGCATGAAGCTAGGCTTTTGGTGAAGTTGCCGTGGGTTTAA
- a CDS encoding GAF domain-containing sensor histidine kinase: protein MSLHGLNPSLKMRFRKSQSPLTTILQTIVLLLGLLTFMSYVNFIPEYYDKLVTKCLLQGCGIYSPAPPTTEDLLHASGLSVSSYAVLFVIIDTAFTLLFACAACLIAIKGRREPMALLGSIMLISFGATFPQLVHTASQDQQLWGYWFSCISTMGWISLFLFICLFPNGRFMPKWTIIPVIVFASVKIISEIFKDTALDHNYWPLPIVIALFVIPIGALIYSQHYRYRACLNREQRQQTKWIVYGFSASLIAFVVISLFFEPSLYDTPVAFVYLNGFLHLFLLILPLTLTFGILRKRLWDVDPVVKRTLVYFLLSACIVALYSLSIVFFGKMFHSENRFLPSLISTVVVAILFAPLKERLQRSVNRMMKGRHDDPFGMLSDLRSLLVKPLPPEEMLDTIVRFIRQSLRIPYAAIAVEVKGIDRIASSDSDGEDITENQTFRIIHRGEEVGALIVANRPGEPFTSEDLRLLDVLLGHAGPIIENFTMTSGMRLLAEDLQRSREKLVIAREEERRMIRRNLHDELAPRLAALGLNATAAEMYVRRDPEAATELLSELRQVIRSTVEDIRTLVHDMRPASLDEWGLVGAIQQRIEELTRPIRLLENEQGTTSGLNIEFRFPQHLPALPAAAEVAAYWIATESIANVARHSQATQCTVRLAMTSDEILNIEIIDNGIGIDELRIPFANGGIGISSIRERASELGGLCTIERLQTGGTRVAASIPVLTERGNPYL, encoded by the coding sequence ATGTCATTACACGGACTGAACCCAAGCCTGAAAATGCGATTCCGTAAGTCGCAAAGTCCCCTAACGACGATCCTACAGACGATCGTCTTATTGCTCGGCTTATTAACGTTTATGTCCTACGTCAACTTCATTCCGGAATACTACGATAAACTCGTAACGAAATGTTTGCTTCAAGGCTGCGGGATATACAGTCCGGCCCCTCCTACCACAGAAGATTTGCTTCATGCCAGCGGGCTGTCGGTCTCTAGCTACGCCGTCTTGTTCGTCATCATCGATACCGCTTTTACACTGCTGTTCGCTTGCGCGGCGTGCCTAATTGCCATCAAGGGGCGACGCGAGCCGATGGCATTGCTCGGATCGATTATGCTGATTTCCTTCGGAGCGACCTTTCCGCAGCTTGTCCACACCGCCTCCCAAGATCAGCAGCTATGGGGATACTGGTTCTCGTGCATTTCCACGATGGGCTGGATTTCGCTTTTCCTGTTTATCTGCCTCTTCCCGAACGGTCGTTTCATGCCGAAGTGGACGATCATACCGGTTATCGTCTTCGCTTCCGTCAAGATCATAAGCGAAATATTCAAAGATACCGCGTTAGACCATAATTATTGGCCTCTTCCTATCGTCATTGCCCTCTTCGTCATCCCGATAGGCGCGCTCATCTATTCCCAGCATTATCGTTATCGCGCATGCTTGAACCGGGAACAACGGCAACAGACCAAATGGATCGTATACGGCTTTTCCGCGAGTTTGATCGCCTTTGTCGTGATCAGTCTGTTTTTCGAGCCTAGCCTTTACGATACTCCCGTTGCTTTTGTTTACTTGAACGGCTTTCTGCACCTGTTTCTGCTTATCCTTCCGCTTACTCTGACATTCGGGATTCTAAGAAAACGATTATGGGACGTTGACCCCGTCGTGAAGCGGACTCTTGTCTATTTCTTGCTGTCGGCTTGCATCGTAGCGCTATATAGTCTGTCCATTGTCTTCTTCGGCAAAATGTTTCATTCCGAGAATCGTTTCCTCCCCTCCCTGATCTCAACGGTAGTGGTAGCGATCCTATTCGCCCCGCTCAAAGAGAGGCTTCAACGTTCCGTGAATCGAATGATGAAGGGGCGTCACGACGATCCTTTCGGCATGCTGTCCGACCTGCGAAGCTTGCTCGTTAAACCGTTACCTCCGGAGGAGATGTTGGATACGATCGTTCGGTTCATCCGCCAATCCTTAAGGATTCCCTACGCGGCAATTGCCGTCGAAGTGAAGGGAATCGATAGAATCGCCTCCTCCGATTCAGATGGAGAGGACATAACGGAAAACCAAACTTTTCGAATTATACATCGCGGCGAAGAAGTAGGCGCTCTCATCGTGGCCAATCGACCGGGAGAGCCCTTCACGTCGGAAGACCTTCGACTGCTGGACGTACTCCTAGGCCATGCGGGTCCAATTATAGAGAACTTCACGATGACTAGCGGCATGAGGCTGCTCGCCGAAGATCTTCAACGATCTAGAGAAAAACTAGTCATTGCCAGAGAAGAGGAAAGGAGAATGATCAGAAGAAATCTTCATGACGAGCTCGCCCCTCGGTTGGCGGCCCTCGGACTCAATGCGACTGCCGCGGAAATGTACGTGAGGCGCGATCCTGAGGCGGCAACGGAATTGTTGTCGGAGTTGCGCCAAGTCATTCGTTCTACGGTCGAGGACATTCGAACGCTTGTGCACGATATGAGGCCGGCCAGCTTGGATGAATGGGGACTCGTCGGGGCCATTCAACAGCGAATTGAAGAACTGACCAGACCGATCCGATTGTTGGAAAATGAGCAAGGCACGACGAGCGGGTTAAATATCGAATTCCGCTTTCCGCAGCATTTGCCTGCCCTGCCTGCCGCCGCTGAGGTCGCAGCCTATTGGATCGCGACGGAATCGATCGCGAACGTCGCCCGCCACTCGCAAGCCACCCAATGTACGGTTCGACTCGCGATGACCTCTGATGAGATATTGAACATTGAAATCATCGACAACGGAATCGGCATAGACGAACTTAGGATTCCATTCGCAAACGGCGGAATCGGAATCAGTTCCATTCGCGAACGGGCATCCGAGCTGGGCGGTCTATGCACGATCGAGCGGCTCCAGACCGGAGGAACCCGCGTGGCCGCCAGTATACCCGTACTCACCGAAAGGGGAAATCCTTATTTATGA
- a CDS encoding DUF4085 family protein: MKVFTKSWYAEMQVRGFLVFPETEQDWEEDVAGYTAKGLDFEKMRKEELEFRKADLLRFLPESFHPYIHDGTIISVFPSRELREMSERWKCDYNDRMKIISQNYRNGYDQIKDTLPQNATQLHEKSLHDAIVLSYESFSDDAFVLTLDCSGSYHYYTEVRLTFRGVTELAVPEGLVGAWWLYDEIYANEFGFELHVLLDMPLMELHIIAEDVLIEPQTLRTGEQNEA; the protein is encoded by the coding sequence TTGAAGGTTTTCACGAAATCATGGTATGCGGAAATGCAAGTAAGAGGTTTTTTGGTTTTTCCGGAAACGGAGCAGGATTGGGAAGAAGATGTTGCTGGGTACACAGCAAAAGGATTGGATTTCGAGAAAATGCGCAAAGAAGAGTTGGAATTTCGCAAAGCCGATCTACTCCGATTTCTTCCGGAATCCTTCCATCCCTATATTCATGACGGAACGATTATATCCGTGTTCCCTTCTAGGGAACTTAGGGAAATGTCCGAACGTTGGAAATGCGACTACAACGATCGGATGAAAATAATCAGCCAAAATTATCGCAACGGCTACGATCAAATAAAAGACACGCTTCCCCAAAACGCAACGCAACTACACGAGAAATCACTTCATGACGCCATCGTGCTTTCTTATGAAAGCTTCTCCGATGATGCGTTCGTCCTAACCTTGGATTGCAGCGGGAGCTATCATTATTACACCGAAGTAAGATTAACTTTTCGGGGAGTAACCGAGCTGGCGGTTCCCGAAGGTCTAGTCGGCGCCTGGTGGCTCTACGATGAAATATACGCGAATGAATTCGGATTCGAGCTTCATGTTCTATTGGATATGCCTTTAATGGAGCTGCATATCATTGCCGAAGACGTGTTGATCGAACCGCAAACGCTAAGAACGGGTGAGCAGAATGAAGCTTGA
- a CDS encoding helix-turn-helix transcriptional regulator, translating into MKLDRLLGIIILLNNRRMIQAKELADHFEVSVRTIYRDIDLINQAGIPIVSYQGAGGGIGLSEGYRIDRNVLTNNELVAIVTALQSVLTTYDNPNHKVLLEKMQSIVPEAETEQFQIRTQQFIVDLSPWGRQGHLEDKLAKLKRAVEEGREVGFVYCDAQGEVSDRTIEPYTLVLKKQTWYLYAYCLDRQQFRLFKLFRMKDVVVRERFFVKKNISLDQIPWNKDWASNANAIALRLRFHRKARHLAEEWFGVEALVAEKANEASQEGEEAEEKYVVTAHFPEDRWLYGFILGFGQDVEVLEPEHIRNTVQEIARNIAKIYDPLT; encoded by the coding sequence ATGAAGCTTGACCGATTACTCGGAATCATTATCCTGTTAAACAATCGTCGCATGATTCAAGCGAAGGAGCTGGCCGATCATTTCGAGGTGTCGGTTCGCACCATCTATCGGGATATCGATCTCATTAATCAAGCGGGGATCCCCATCGTGTCTTATCAAGGGGCAGGCGGGGGAATCGGCTTGTCGGAAGGGTACCGGATCGATCGCAACGTTCTGACCAACAATGAACTCGTGGCGATAGTGACCGCGTTGCAGAGCGTCTTGACGACGTACGATAACCCGAACCATAAGGTGCTGCTGGAGAAAATGCAAAGCATCGTTCCCGAAGCGGAGACGGAGCAATTTCAAATTCGAACGCAACAGTTTATCGTCGATCTATCTCCATGGGGACGGCAAGGTCACTTAGAGGACAAGCTTGCCAAGTTAAAGAGAGCGGTGGAAGAAGGGCGAGAGGTAGGCTTTGTGTATTGCGACGCGCAAGGGGAAGTATCCGATCGAACGATCGAACCTTATACGCTTGTGTTGAAGAAGCAAACGTGGTATTTGTACGCTTATTGTCTCGATCGGCAACAATTTCGGTTGTTTAAGTTATTTCGGATGAAGGACGTCGTAGTGAGGGAGCGGTTTTTCGTAAAGAAGAATATTTCGCTCGATCAAATTCCGTGGAATAAAGATTGGGCTTCAAACGCGAACGCAATCGCGTTGCGACTACGATTTCATCGGAAAGCGAGGCATCTGGCGGAGGAATGGTTCGGCGTCGAAGCGCTTGTCGCCGAGAAGGCGAATGAAGCGAGTCAAGAGGGGGAAGAAGCGGAAGAAAAGTACGTCGTCACCGCTCATTTTCCGGAGGATCGCTGGTTGTACGGTTTTATACTCGGCTTCGGTCAAGACGTGGAAGTATTGGAACCGGAACATATTCGAAATACAGTTCAAGAGATCGCGAGGAATATCGCTAAAATATATGATCCGTTAACGTAA